In Carya illinoinensis cultivar Pawnee chromosome 6, C.illinoinensisPawnee_v1, whole genome shotgun sequence, a single genomic region encodes these proteins:
- the LOC122314011 gene encoding indole-3-acetic acid-amido synthetase GH3.17-like: protein MLPLYDPNDWEAGMKLLEDLTTNAYKVQQQVLEEILTQNVHTEYLRSFLSGHSDKKPFKERVPVVYYEDVKPYIERIANGEPSEIISAQPITELLTSSGTSGGQPKLMPSTAEDLDRKTFFYNLLVPVMNKYVDGLDQGKGMYLLFIKPEIITPSGLMARPVLTSYYKSKNFRNRPLNRFNIYTSPDEAILCPDSKQSMYCQLLCGLVQRDQVLRVGAVFASAFLRAIKFLEDYWRELCSNIRTGRVSDWITEPSCKKAVSLIVSKPNSDLADLIEYECGSKSWEGIIKKLWPRTKYIEVIVTGSMAQYIPTLEFYSGGLPLVSTMYASSECYLGINLKPLSKPSDVSYTLLPNMAYFEFIPVEKNHEESEEIQCSSVSDENCTQETRKARMETVDLVDVKLGHYYELVVTTFTGLYRYRVGDILMVTGFHNNAPQFRFVHRRNVVLSIDTDKTNEEDLLNAVTQAQRLLEPLGFLLTEYTSYADTSSIPGHYVLYWELKMKGNNDLPELDQNKMEQCCSIMEDSLDFVYRRCRKKDKSIGPLEIRVVMPGTFDALMDFCVSQGSSVNQYKTPRCIKSEEAIKILDERVIGRFFSKKIPFWEPFRM, encoded by the exons ATGTTGCCCTTGTATGATCCAAATGATTGGGAAGCTGGCATGAAGCTTTTAGAGGACCTGACCACAAATGCGTATAAAGTGCAACAACAGGTATTAGAGGAGATTCTAACACAAAATGTTCACACAGAATATCTTAGGAGCTTTCTCAGTGGCCATTCTGACAAGAAACCTTTCAAGGAGAGAGTTCCTGTTGTGTATTATGAAGACGTTAAGCCTTACATCGAGCGGATAGCCAATGGAGAGCCATCAGAGATAATTTCGGCTCAACCAATCACTGAGCTCCTCACAAG CTCAGGAACTTCGGGAGGGCAGCCAAAGTTGATGCCTTCAACTGCTGAAGACTTGGATAGAAAGACATTCTTCTATAACCTCCTTGTGCCAGTGATGAACAA GTATGTGGATGGCTTGGATCAAGGAAAAGGAATGTACCTTTTGTTTATCAAACCCGAAATTATTACTCCTTCAGGTTTGATGGCAAGACCTGTCCTAACAAGCTATTACAAGAGCAAAAACTTCAGAAACCGGCCTTTAAATCGGTTCAATATTTACACAAGCCCGGACGAGGCTATCTTGTGTCCAGACAGCAAGCAGAGCATGTACTGCCAATTACTTTGTGGCTTAGTACAAAGGGACCAGGTTCTAAGGGTTGGTGCTGTTTTCGCATCTGCTTTTCTTCGGGCTATCAAATTCTTGGAGGATTACTGGAGAGAGCTGTGTTCTAACATTAGAACTGGTCGTGTCAGTGACTGGATCACAGAACCCAGTTGCAAAAAGGCTGTATCTTTAATTGTTAGCAAACCCAATTCAGATTTGGCTGATTTGATTGAGTACGAGTGTGGCAGTAAATCATGGGAAGGGATAATTAAAAAGCTTTGGCCTAGAACAAAGTATATTGAAGTAATTGTTACAGGTTCTATGGCCCAATACATCCCTACACTGGAATTTTACAGCGGTGGACTCCCTCTAGTTTCAACTATGTATGCTTCTTCTGAATGCTACCTTGGTATCAATCTCAAACCGCTAAGCAAGCCTTCCGATGTTTCTTACACTCTCCTCCCTAACATGGCCTACTTTGAGTTCATACCAGTGGAGAAAAACCATGAAGAGTCTGAGGAGATCCAATGCAGCAGTGTTTCTGATGAGAATTGCACACAGGAGACTAGAAAGGCAAGAATGGAAACAGTCGACCTAGTGGACGTGAAGCTTGGTCACTATTACGAACTTGTTGTCACTACTTTTACAG GGCTATACAGATACAGGGTAGGAGACATTCTCATGGTTACTGGTTTCCACAACAATGCTCCCCAGTTCCGGTTTGTTCACCGCAGAAATGTGGTCTTGAGCATTGACACTGACaaaacaaatgaagaagaccTGTTAAATGCAGTGACACAAGCGCAGCGCCTCCTCGAGCCCCTCGGCTTTCTCTTGACTGAGTACACTAGCTATGCTGACACTTCATCAATCCCAGGTCATTATGTACTATATTGGGAGCTTAAAATGAAAGGGAATAACGATTTACCCGAGCTTGATCAGAATAAAATGGAACAATGTTGCTCCATAATGGAAGATTCGCTGGATTTTGTCTATAGGAGATGCAGGAAAAAGGACAAATCAATTGGACCCTTGGAGATAAGGGTGGTGATGCCCGGGACATTTGATGCACTCATGGATTTTTGTGTTTCTCAAGGGTCTTCTGTCAACCAATACAAAACGCCCAGATGCATTAAATCAGAGGAAGCCATCAAGATTTTGGACGAAAGGGTGATAGGAAGGTTTTTCAGTAAAAAAATTCCTTTTTGGGAGCCCTTTAGGATGTAG